AGTCCGCGGCGGCCATCCCGTGGCTGCCCAGCACGTCGAGTTCCCAGCCGATCACCCGCGACATCGGCAGCCGCGGGTGCCCACCGACCGGCGGCAGCAGCCCGATCTGCACATGCCGCCCCCGCCGGCGCAGGCTGAGAATCGCGTCGGCGCAGGCCCGCTCGTTTCCGACCGCGTCGACAGTGACGTGGCTACCGCCACCGGTGATCTCTGCGACCGCGCCCGGCACGTCACTGACCGAAACGAGCCGACCGCCAACGGCGCCCGGACCGTCACCGACCGAGACCGGCCGGGCCGCAACCGGGGACGGGCCGGAAGCGGCCACGACAGGCCCCTCGGCGAGCCGCACCGCATCGTCCGGGACCGGGTCGCCGGTGAGCAGGGTGTACTCCGCCCCGATCCCGGCCGCCACCGCCAGCGCCTCCGGATTCCGGTCCACCGCGACCACCCGAGCCCCGAGCGCCCGGGCGATCATCACCGCGCTGAGCCCGACCCCGCCCACGCCGACAACCGTCACCCACTCCCCTCCGGCAACCCGGGCCCGCCCGGCCAGCCCCCGGTACGCCGTGGCGAACCGGCACCCCAGACTCGCCGCCGTAGCGAACTCCACCTGGTCCGGAACGGCCACCAGGTTGGTGTCGGCGGCGTGCAGTACCACGTACTCGGCGAACGATCCCCAGTGCGTGAACCCGGGCTGCTCCTGCTCCGGGCACACCTGTGCCTGCCCGCTCCGGCACCACTGGCACCGCCCGCACCCGCACACGAACGGCACTGTCACCCGGTCACCGGCGGCCCAGCCGGCGACGCCCGGACCGACCTCCGCCACCACCCCGGCCAGCTCGTGCCCGGGCACGTGCGGGAACACGATGTCGTCGTCGTGGCCGGCCCACCCGTGCCAGTCACTGCGGCACAGCCCGGTGGCCAGCACCCGGACCACCACCCCACCGGGCGGGGCGACGGGCTGGGGAACTTCTCGAACCTCCGGACGGCCCCGGACGGTATCGACAACCACGGCACGCATCGGAACATCCTCCCCCACCCGGCACCGGGAACGGCGGGACCGCTGACCGCCGTACCGAAAGCGCCGCGGACATGGTGGAGGGCGGACCGCAAGCGATCCGCCCTCCGCCGCATGTGATTCGCTACGCGGCAACCGCTATCGGTACGCCGTGACTGTCGGTCAACGCCAGCCGGGTGTGCAGGTTGCCCTGCTGCTGCACCTTCGCGAAGTACTCGGTGCGCCGGCGTTGCAGGCAGCCCTTCCGGGTGCGCGGGCCGCCGGCGGCGACGGTCAGCAGTTCCGGCGCGAGCGAGCTGTTCAGTCCCTCACGCAGCAGGCGCAGCGCCTCGGTGCGCAGCTGGGAGATCCGGGACTCGGTCACGCCGAGCCGCGCCGCCACCTCGCTGAGCGGTTGCTCCTGCAAGAACGACTCCTCCACGACCTGGCGCAGCCGCTCGGGCAGCGCCTGGATGGCCTGATGCAGGTAACCCAGCCGTTCCCGCTTGAGCAGCAGGTCCTCCGGTCCCTCGGACAGCTCCGGCACCATCTCCTCGGCCGCCCCGGTGGGGAAGCCCTGCAGGCTCAGCAGCGACGCCTTCTGCACGTCGTCCTCGACGCTGGCCAGTTCGGAGACCCCGATGCCGAGCATCTCGGCGACCTCGGCGTCGCTGGGCGTGCGCCCGAGAGCGGCGGTGAGTTCCTGGCGAGCGGTTGCCGCGCGCCGTGCTCGCGCCCGCACCGATCGGCTGGCCCAGTCCTGTCCCCGGAGTTCATCCAGCAGCGCGCCGCGAATCCGGACGGCGGCGAAGCGGTGGAAGGGAATCCCGCGGGTCACGTCGAAGGAGCGAGCCGCTCCGAGCAACGCCGCGAAACCGGCTGATGAGAGGTCATCTGAGTGGACATGGCCGGGCACCCGGTTGAGCAATTCCCGGACCAGATGGCCAACCATCGGCATGTGTTCGCGGATCAGGTCCTCGATGTCGCGCGCGGAGGGCGCGTCGTGATGGGTGCCGATGGTGGCGGGGAGTTCGGTCGTGACGGTCACGTAGTCCTCCTCGCTCGTACGAACCGGCTGGTGAAGCCGGCTGACGAGAAGAACACTGATCGCCGTTGGGTGCAGCGGGGCCCGAACTCGGTTGCTTTTGTGGAGTTTTTTCACGTAAAGCCTCAGGTCGGGGCGACCCGAGCGGCAAAGCACGACGATCCGCCTGGCCCACGGCCATGCGGATCGTCATCAGGAGAGAAAACCTCAGTGGCACACCGGTGCGCGCCAGGCCACGACCTCGGCGAGTTCGTCCTGCACCCACCGCATCCGGCGGACCGCCACGTCGGGATGGTCACCGAACTCGGTGGCCACGCCGGCGGCGCATCCGTCACTGCCGTACTGGAGGATCATGCTGGTGATCGCCTCCTCCAGGACGGCGCGGCTCGGGTACTCGGACGGCTGCAGGTGTGAGACGAACAGCGCCTCGGCGGCCAGATCCTTCACAGTGCTGATCATTGTCGAACTCCCCGTTGCGACGACCTGCTTGTTGGTCCGGTGGACAACCCTCGCTCATCATCGCCGCGAGAGCTGTGCCGGTCGGCAGCCACGCCGTGCGAAAACACCGCGATCCGGGCAACGATCATCAGGGTGGATGACCGTGCGGAAACCCGGGCGGATGGAAGCAGAGCGCCTGTCGTTCTCGTTTCACCGTAACTCGGTGGTCGCCGGTTCGACTTCTGGTTTTTCTCCCCGGCGGCTGCCGCGGCCGGTCTGATCAACTGACCGGCCGCCAGCCCTTGTACCCACCACCGGGCCGGACAATCACGTCGTAGTGTCGTCGCCGTCGAGTTCGTCGTTCGGCGGCAGTACCGGTGTGGTCGGGGTGGGTGTCGTCTCGGTCGTGGTGGGCGTGGTGGGCGTCGGCGACGACGGCCCCTCCGAGGCGTGCGGCTCCGGCGGGATGGTGGTGGTCGGGCCGCTGCTCGGACCGCCGTTGTCGATCCCGCTGCCGGTCGGCGCCGACGAGCTGCTCGCCCCGGCGGTCGGGGTGACCCCCGGCGTCCCGGGCTTGGCCGGCGCGGCGCTGGTGGTGGTCGGCGTGATGTGCACGATGCCGCCCGGGTCGATCGAGATGCCCGGCTCCGGGGTGCTCTCGGTGGCCGGCGCGCCGAACCGGGTGGTGCCGTCGGAGAGGTGCTCCACCGGCCGGGACGGCGCACCCGGCTCGCTGGACACGAACGCCTCGCAGTTCTTGCCGTTCAGCTGGAACACCATCGGGGCGGCGTTGCTCTGGGCATAGCGCCCGGTGATCTCCAGGGTGGTGTTCTCCTGCGGCTGGAGCGGGCCGGGCGACTTGACGGTGACCGCCCGCTGGCTCTGCTCGAGATCGATCTCGCCCTTGCCCTTGACCACCTGGTCACCGTTCATCAGGAACCAGAGCTTCCAGTCCTCGACCGGCGTCTCGCCCCGGTTGGCGACCGTCACCTGCGCCTTGAACCGGCCGTTCTGCTGCGACCAGACGGCGTAGCTGACGATGCAGTTGCCGGACGCGGCCACCACGCTGGGGCCGGCCGGCACCACCGCGTTGGCACGGTCGTCCGGCTCGCCCGGGGCGGCCAGGCTCCACCCGTACGTCAGGGCGGTGAGCACCGCGATGGTGCCGGCCACCACCAGGACGCGCCGGGTCCGGACCTGTTTCGGGCTGCGCGCCGGTAGCGGGGCGGCCGGTGGCGGGGGCGGCGTCGGCGGGGCGGCGCTGCCCGGGCGCAGCGGTGGAGCCTTGGGCGCCGGGTCGGCGGCGGCCGCGGCCGGGCCCATGCCGGCGTACGGATAGCCGGACGGCAGGATCGTGGTGTTCTCCCCGCTGTCCGCCCAGTCCGCCTGGAAGCCGCCCACCTGGGCCGGCGGGGTGCCCGCCGCGATCCCGGCGAGCAGGTGCGCCACCTCGGCGGTGGGTGGCCGGTCGGCGGGACGTTTCTCCAGGCAGCGGCCGATCAGCGCGTCCACCTCGGCGGGCAGGCCGTCGACCGGGGGCAGCGGCTCGGGCTCGGTGTACTGGTGCGCGCGCAGCAGGGCGGTGGTGGTGCCCACGTCCCACGGGAGCTGGCCGATCAGCATCCGGTAGATCAGCAGGCCGACCGCGTAGACGTCGGTGGCCGGGCTGACCTGGCCGCCCTCCAGCCGCTCGGGCGCCAGGTAGGCCGGGGTGCCCAGCAGGCTGCCGTCCGGGTCGGTGTCGTTCTCCCCGATCAGGGCGGAGATGCCGAAGTCGACCACCTTGGCGCCGGACGAGGTGAGCATGACGTTGGCCGGGGTGACGTCGCGGTGCACGATGCCGCGGGCGTGCGCGGCGGCCAGGGCGGCGGCCACGTCGGCGCTGATCCGCACCGCGGCGTCCCACGGCAGGGTGCGGACCCGGGACAGCACGGCGGCCAGCGACTCGCCGTCGACCAGCTCCATCACGACGTACGGCACCGGCTCACCGTCGACCGTGGTGGCCTCGCCGTAGTCGTACACGTTGGTGATGTGCGGGTGGCTCAGCCGTGCCGCGGCCTGGGCCTCGGCGCGCAGCCGCCGCCGGAACGACGGGTCGGCGCTGGTGGACGGGGGCAGCACCTTCACCGCGACCTGGCGCCCCAGCACCTCGTCGAACCCTCGCCAGACCACTGACATCCCGCCGGCGCCGAGCCGCTCGACCAGCCGGTACCGGCCGGCGAGCAACCCCGAACCGGGCAGGTCCGTCGTGCTCATGTGCCCCCACATGCGCGCTTCGAGGAAACGCCGGACCGCACCGCCATGCGTCCGACGCTGGGCGAGCCGGGCCCGCCATCGGACCCTGAGCATCCCCCATCGACGGCGAGGATGTTAGTACCTATCCGGCTCCAGATCGACCCAGTCATCACGCGATCTACCAGGGAATAATTACCGTGAGTTGGAGCGGGTGCACGCACCCGGACACGACGGCAAGCGCTTTCCGCCACGGAGCGCCACGAGATCAGCCGAGGATTGCCCGCTTCGTCGGAACTTGCGGTTTCAACTTTAAGGATGACTCCATGAAGGAGTTGTCACGATCGGTCAGAGGTTGGGCACCCAGAGCGATCATGGCTGTCCATGATCTGTCACACTGCTTGACACCAGTTGCGGGGCCGACCACCCCGCCGGGGGTACCGGCGGCACCGGCGTGACCGGACGACTGCCCGCCGACACGGCGCCCAGCCCGGTCAGGAAGTCCCGCATCGACGCCCACTTCTCGTAGATCACCAGCACCACCTCGCCCGGCGCGGCCAGTCCCAGCGCGGCGGTCACCGCCTCCCGGCTGCCGTCCGCGCGTACCGTCCGGATCTGCGGCCGGCGCGCCCGCATCTCCCGCTCGACCAGCCGGGACACCTCGCCCGGGGCACGCCCGCGCGGGTCGCAGTCGTCGTAGAGCACCGCCCGGGTCAGGCCGTCCGCCAGGATCTGCGCGGAGGCGGCGAGCAGGTCGTCCCGGCGGTCCCCGGGCAGGGTCACCGCCGCCACGCAACGGTCGGTGCCCCACAGCCGGTGCAGTGTCCGCAGCGTGGCGGCGAGCGCGGCCGGGTTGTGCGCGTAGTCCAGGAAGAGCGAGACGTCACCGAGCCGGAGCAGGGTGCCGCGGCCCGGGTTGTCCACAGTCGGGTCGAACTCGGCGAGGCGGGCCGCCACGGTCTCCGGGCGGGCACCCAGGGCGCGGGCCGCGGCGATCGCGGCGAGGGCGTTGGCGGCGGCGTGCGGGGCGGCTCCCCCGTACGCCCCGGGCACCTCGGCCAGGCGCAGCAGCGGGGTCCGCCGGGCGCCGGTGGCCTGGACCAGCCAGCCGTCGTGCACGACGTACGCCGTACCGCCGCGGCCCAGATGCTCGGAGAGCACCGGGTTCGCC
This window of the Actinoplanes oblitus genome carries:
- a CDS encoding sigma-70 family RNA polymerase sigma factor, with product MTVTTELPATIGTHHDAPSARDIEDLIREHMPMVGHLVRELLNRVPGHVHSDDLSSAGFAALLGAARSFDVTRGIPFHRFAAVRIRGALLDELRGQDWASRSVRARARRAATARQELTAALGRTPSDAEVAEMLGIGVSELASVEDDVQKASLLSLQGFPTGAAEEMVPELSEGPEDLLLKRERLGYLHQAIQALPERLRQVVEESFLQEQPLSEVAARLGVTESRISQLRTEALRLLREGLNSSLAPELLTVAAGGPRTRKGCLQRRRTEYFAKVQQQGNLHTRLALTDSHGVPIAVAA
- a CDS encoding alcohol dehydrogenase catalytic domain-containing protein encodes the protein MRAVVVDTVRGRPEVREVPQPVAPPGGVVVRVLATGLCRSDWHGWAGHDDDIVFPHVPGHELAGVVAEVGPGVAGWAAGDRVTVPFVCGCGRCQWCRSGQAQVCPEQEQPGFTHWGSFAEYVVLHAADTNLVAVPDQVEFATAASLGCRFATAYRGLAGRARVAGGEWVTVVGVGGVGLSAVMIARALGARVVAVDRNPEALAVAAGIGAEYTLLTGDPVPDDAVRLAEGPVVAASGPSPVAARPVSVGDGPGAVGGRLVSVSDVPGAVAEITGGGSHVTVDAVGNERACADAILSLRRRGRHVQIGLLPPVGGHPRLPMSRVIGWELDVLGSHGMAAADYPAMMRLIEQGVLQPQRLIERTVGLAEAAALLPGFDQATVAGMTMIDPSR
- a CDS encoding serine/threonine-protein kinase, with the translated sequence MSTTDLPGSGLLAGRYRLVERLGAGGMSVVWRGFDEVLGRQVAVKVLPPSTSADPSFRRRLRAEAQAAARLSHPHITNVYDYGEATTVDGEPVPYVVMELVDGESLAAVLSRVRTLPWDAAVRISADVAAALAAAHARGIVHRDVTPANVMLTSSGAKVVDFGISALIGENDTDPDGSLLGTPAYLAPERLEGGQVSPATDVYAVGLLIYRMLIGQLPWDVGTTTALLRAHQYTEPEPLPPVDGLPAEVDALIGRCLEKRPADRPPTAEVAHLLAGIAAGTPPAQVGGFQADWADSGENTTILPSGYPYAGMGPAAAAADPAPKAPPLRPGSAAPPTPPPPPAAPLPARSPKQVRTRRVLVVAGTIAVLTALTYGWSLAAPGEPDDRANAVVPAGPSVVAASGNCIVSYAVWSQQNGRFKAQVTVANRGETPVEDWKLWFLMNGDQVVKGKGEIDLEQSQRAVTVKSPGPLQPQENTTLEITGRYAQSNAAPMVFQLNGKNCEAFVSSEPGAPSRPVEHLSDGTTRFGAPATESTPEPGISIDPGGIVHITPTTTSAAPAKPGTPGVTPTAGASSSSAPTGSGIDNGGPSSGPTTTIPPEPHASEGPSSPTPTTPTTTETTPTPTTPVLPPNDELDGDDTTT